The window CAACATACCTGCCAAAACTTTCACTCCCACGACACCTATTTTGtctattgatgatatcatcaggAAACATTCACCCGGAGTGACGAATGCTGAGAATGTCGTCAAGGAGAAGGCAAGGAAGGAGATCGAGGATATAAGACCTAGATTGGCTAGCATCAGACCGAAATCTATGGACGTTCTTACGCAAACAAAGAAGGAGTCGCGTGATACAAAGGGGCTGTCGTCTGAGATGATCGTGCAGAGTAATCACGAGAGTATCAGCGTAGCTTCCGTACCTCAGAACTCTTCCCTGACTCAAAATACTAGTACACCAGATGATATGTTAAGGACCAGAAAAATATCATTGGCCCAATCATCAACACCTTCCCGTCCATCTCGAGCCAACAGTCTACCAAACGTGAAACCGATCTTACGAACATCTCAAAGTGCACACAACACACCTCGAAGATCAGCTCTCAATACAGGTGTCGGTTCTGGACAAGCTACTGGGACGGAGAACGAAAGCTTGGAATCGCTCTCACAGGAAGTGAAGATGACTACAGCTCTATTAGATCAGCTGGAACAGTCGGAAaaatcatcaaccatcacaTCAAATTCCTCTACACCCACTTCAAGTCGCAGGATAAGTTTTCAAATCTCACCTGATAAGCGATCTTCTGCATCCGTTCGACCGATGACACCTACCCGAAACTTCAATGGGAacgggaatgggaaattaTCTAAAAGGAAAAGTATGCCTGAATCGAGTCTTATAGCACTTCAATATCAAGCGCAACTCGATATTCAGAATCACTCTTATGCGATATATCTCAGATCGACTCATCTCAACAAGATCATATCTTTACCGAGACAATATCCCGAAACACCACTTCACATATCATTAGCAGAAGTTGGTAATCCCCATGGTAAACCTGTGATTATATTTCTAGGTCTAGGATGCGTTAGATATTTGATTGCTTTATTCGATGACTTTGCCAAGACTTTTAATCTCAGATTGATATGTATAGATAGATGGGGATATGGAAAGACCGATCAAGTGTCTTCCGATAAATGAAATCCACTAGATTGGGCGGATATAGTCACGAGGGTATTGGACGTGTTAGAAATAAGGGATTTCCAAATTTTGGCTCATTCTGCTGGATCACCTTATGCTATGGCACTTGCtctgaggatgaggaatagGGTGAAAGGCAAAGTACATTTGTTGGCACCCTGGGTGGGAGCCGATATAGATGGGGGTGAGTTTCCATTAACACCAAGAATCAGGCGTCGTTGTTAATTGAATTAATCCCTCTGTTTAGGCTACAAATGGCTTAAATATATACCCAACACAGTGATCAAATCTGCCACAGCTGCCGAATGGAAATTGCAATCGTATCTAATTGGTAAACCACCTCCGTTAAGACATAGCCCGATATCTCACGATGCGAATGCACCGGTATCTAGCGAACAATCTTCAAGGACTACACCACCCCTGccggatgaggatgttttTGAAAAACCTAGAGAGAAAcgaatatcgatgatcagatCGTCAAATCGAGATAGCATCATAAATGctgttgaaagagaaagacgaagaCCGCAaacctcaccatcaccaggTTTAGTCCGGAGGGCTTCAAAGAGATTACTCACTACACCTAGTAAGACATCGGTATCGAAGAACATGGACCGTCGACTCAGTCGGCCTGAATTGAGTAGATCTGATTCACCAACCAAGAACATCGATTCTCGAATAGTTATTCCAATTCGACAGGATTCTGGCACATCCCTGACCTCAATTAGTAGTTCTTTACAAACCAGCTTGAAGACTCCGACTTccatatccagatccagtCTATCGCCAGGGAGTCGAGCTAGATCATCGAGTGTTTTAGATAAAGACGACGAAATTGAAGTTGATGGATTAGATATATATCCTAATGAAGGATTTGATTTGcgatcatcaaattcattgGATTCTCAATTCGTTACGTCCCCAATCAGTCGATCGGCCTTAATTCGAACACAGTCATATACTACCTCGAGCACGAGCCCGAGTGCGGTAGACTATGGATCGATGAGTGCACCTTCAGGGGAAGGGTTCAGTACAGTGTTGAATCAAGCTTCTCATGCAGAGTGCGAACCTGGAACTACCTCTGATCTATTATCGATAGTATTGAATAAAAACAAGGATGATAAACCTTGGGGATTCAGTTATACAGATTATTCAGGATCGGTAAAAGTATACTATGGATCATTGGATGATAAGATAAATGAAAAGAGTATGAGGTGGATGGAAAGATCAATGAATGATGTGGAACTGATGGttagagaaggtgaaggtcaTAATTTGATGACGTCGCAGAGGGTTATGTGGGATGTTTTTGAGAGTTTGGGAAGGGATGCTAGAGGGAGGTGATCAGCGGAAAGGATGTACTGATCTCTCGCGCGATGTGGTCTTATATTTCATTGTGTAGAACGGTATTGTGTtttgatgataatgatgaagACTTGTTAATGATGGACAAAGTCATTGTGCAGTGAAGCAACGCGTCGCGTCAACCTGTGTTTGGTAATGTTTTTGGAATTTAAGCGATTAAGCGATCGAACAAAGTTGATCGGGTTGAGTCAACCGGTGAAAGCAAACACAGAGTCTCATCTCTGCCTCTTCATTCGTTCCTCGTTCTTTCTACTTCTATGTGTGTAACATATAGTGTATAAATGTAATATACAAGAACACTTGCCATGCCCACGCCGttatctccttcctcatctcagGAGATAATCCCAATCTCACCACCGCCTTCATCGTACCTCAAGAGTAAAGGGAAGGCCACACCTACATCtatagcatcttcatctaaatCTATTACTACAACTACAGCCGATCTCAAAGAGAAATCCAACTTCAGTTCTGGGTCTGGGTCTAAGGCTGCTTCTGTGACTGTATGGAAATCgaaagatgtcgaagatcAAATGAAAAGAAAGGCAACGGATGATCAACGATCGGAATTATCGAAAAAGAGTAGATCAGAAGTTACCCAGAGGATGTTGAGTACTAGAGGGAAGGATTTGAACCCTATTACCAACTCGGATTTGTAttccaggtgagttggaaTGTCCTTTTGTTTACTGGGGTTGAAATATGCGTACCATATATTGGGAATGGACTATATCGTAACATGTAGGATGGATGAATACTCGGAAGCTTAAGATACTGACAAACCATTGGATAGAGACATATAAAAATGAGTAGACTgtataagctgatgatactctgtatatatgtattcaGAACCGACCACTTCGTATCCTGTTCTACGGGACATCAACAATCCAATCGAGGAGGTGGGAGCGAGGGTTCATGGACTTATTGGCAAGTTCGTTCGGCCCAGATGAACGATCAAGCTAGGCCTAAGGTGAATAGAGCTGTTCTATTTCAATTCCTTTCTTGCTGTGTTTGCCGTTTTGAGACAGCTGCTTACAATGATTTTTATTTAAAAAAATAAAAAAATAAATAGAAAACGGACATCTTCAAAGGCTGTGTGGTCTATCTGAACGGATCGACAGGACCAAAAGTATCTAATTTACAAGTACAACATTTGATATCAAGTAATGGAGGTAGATTGGCGTAAGTGAATTCTCCCCTCCATCCCTTGGCTTATTTCCAAACGCGGTAGAGAGATAGATACCCAACAGGTCAAATGCGAAAAGATGACAGATGGGCTGATTGGAATGCTATGACTTGATAGCCCCACGCAATCATCCTCGTGTACACATATAATAGCCAATGGTGGTTTATCCGGAACGAAAACTCAGAAACATATCGATGGTCAGGGAACAAGAGGTGCAAGTAGACGTGCGAAAGTCGTCAAAGTTGAATGTGAGCCTAATCCCACCGTTACTCGTTTACTCGTAAGTATAGCGCACCTTACAGTATTTGAATGGTACGCAGGGATTCTCGATTCGGTTGAAAAGGGACAGAAATTGTCGGAAGCTGGTTATGGAATGGTAGAAGATCCTGTAAGTGAGCTTAGCATACATGATTCAATAGAGGAGCTGATATTTCTAGGTTGTGTGGTCAGTCACAACCTAATTTGTTCAAGACGTTGGGGGTAAAACCGAAATTGGAGTCTGAAATTAGCCAGAAGTGATATGCCGATTGGAAGTGCACTCCCGTATAATATCGTCTTGTAATTTGCCCAGTAAACAATTGTTGTACCACTGGATTGTCATATTGTTGTACGATTGTAATAACATGTTACGTTGATGATAATAATTTACATACTATTACATGAActcctgatcaatctcagTCTTAACAACACACCCACTCTGCCAAATGACTATCTCTAAtatatgatcttcttgatgcACGAATACCATCTCAGCTCGAAGCTAATCCTaatcctcatcttcatcgtcatcatcgtgatCTTCCCtgaccctcctcctcttctctctcctacctccatcatccaaatcatcctcatcttcatcttcatctacatcatcttcgtccgcATCTCTTCTGTTACTCGactttgatttggatttaggCCTCGAGTCgtattcctcttcttcaccttctgcatcttcatctacatcctGAGTTGGTCTATCCGGATCAAAAGATACGCCGCCGCCTCGTCCGTGAGCTAAGGGCGAGGGTGCTCTGACCGGTCTGATAAGTGAAAAAAAAAGTAAAAGTTATCAGTTGGCAAACATATTATCGGAATGATATTGCGTTGTTCACTGATAGATGATGTAGGAGATGCAGCAATGTACTGATATGGAATACTCACCTCTGCTTAGGAGGTTGTTTCGCTCTGACTTCTTCACAAGCATCTACCCAACTATCCATAGAAACGCGGACGAATCAGCTTAGTCCTCTCCACCTTCAACGAAGTAGCGATCAGCTTACTCGCAATAAACATCAACAGGTACCGAAAGAGCTGTCATCATGATTTATGTGTCAGCTTCGTCATGCATTCCTATGACACAATGGCTGGACTGACAATTTATAGGTGACGTGAATCTCTGTCCACAGACTTTACACGTTAGATGGCCAAACATCGATTGTTTATCGCTAAGTCGTATAGAAAcatgagatatcagctttcgAAATCGTTGTAAATCCTTATCTAGCTGACCAATTGATGAGTGTAACAGAGAGAAACATACATTTTCACTGTCACTGCTTTCTCGTGGTTACAGAACAAACATTTGAAGACACTTGCTAAATACCATTGAACCAATGTTAGGATTAGTTAATCACCATTCCGTCTTGTGTAAGGGAAATGGTATGGCATACATAATGGTTCGGCCTTCTTTTTGGCTTGGGGTTTCTTCGCTGCCTTTCTCTTACCCATCTTGGCGGATCAGGTATATCTATTGGCCGTTATGTAGGCTGaaccagatgaagaaagatgtatatgtaaGGGTTACAAATATCTTGCATCTTTGGTTATGGACGTGGTGGATGTTTTGAACTCGTATACGGAGTTTGGACGTAACTCCGTTGATGACTAGGTGGTGGGTTGAACGAATACGCGTTGGCTACATGTGTcattatcgatgatgatgatgatgatgatgatgttgctTTCGATTGTATATTGTTCATTTGCATTTATTTCTATCTCACCTAGGACTATATACCAGCATAGAAGATTACCAAAATGGAGGAAATAGGTATAGATCTCAAACTCGAGGTGAGCTTACCATCCGCCTCCTGAATGAAATGGTCAAGCCGACGAATGtaatgtgatgtgatgtacTGACGATGAATGATCGATGCAGGACCCCACTCTCCCATCTCAAATATCGGAGAAACAAGCTCTACTCAACTCGCTGCCTACGAGCGACGAAGAGCTCTATAGTacttggaagaagctggagGGTCATAGAGAATTCCTGGAATTGCAAGAGGTGTGTATACTACTCTTTATTCCCTTTCCGACGAATGCAATGGTATCGCTTACAATAACGTTGAACGTGCTGGGCCTCAATAGGAATATATCAGAGATGAAACTCAAAACTTACGAAGAGAATTGCTCAGAGCacaggaggaggtgaagagaatCCAAAGTGTACCTTTGGTCATTGGACAATTCTTGGAACctgttgatgagagaagaggtattgTTGGATCGACTACTGGTGGGTATCTCGCTTTCACCATTATCATTCTTCTACGGCATGAACCACCAAAAGAATGTATTTTCACTGTACTGGATGTTCTATGTTGATCGCTGACTCTCATGTCGATTCACAGGCTCAAATTATGTAGTACGAATTCTCTCTACTCTCGATCGAGAATTactcaaaccatcttcttccgtcgCTTTACACCGACACTCCAATGCTTTAGTAGATATCTTACCTCCTGAAGCGGACTCTTCCATAGCGATGTTAGGGGCGGATGAGAAACCCGATGTGAAATATAGTGACATTGGTGGATTGGATAGTCAAAAGCAAGAAATAAGAGAAGCGGTCGAATTACCTCTAATCCAAATGGATTTATATAGGAAGATTGGTATAGATCCCCCTAGAGGTGTCTTACTCTATGGTCCACCTggtaaatcctcttctctgACTGCCTTATTGCTGTCGTATACGTGTTATAGCTGACTTGGGTCGAACTACCTTAGGTACTGGAAAGACGATGTTGGTCAAGGCTGTTGCCAATTCCACTTCTGCCTCATTCATCAGAGTGGTTGGTTCGGAGTTTGTACAGAAGTATTTAGGTGAAGTGAGTAATCAATCCAAGTCTTATTATGAAGCAGTGTAGCTGATTTGCGGATGATATCTTAGGGTCCCCGTATGGTTCGAGATGTTTTCCGACTCGCTCGAGAGAACTCCCcatgtatcatcttcatcgatgaggtggatgcCATCGCGACGAAACGATTCGACGCTCAGACTGGTTCAGATAGAGAGGTACAGCGTATCTTGTTGGAGCTGCTGAATCAAATGGATGGTTTTGATCAACAAACTACCGTTAAGGTCAGTTGCATCCCATGTATTTACCATTAAAGAACACAGCTGATATCCGGTATGATAGGTTATCATGGCTACCAACCGAGCTGATACGCTCGATCCAGCTTTACTCCGTCCGGGTCGATTAGACAGGAAGATCGAAATGCCCTTACCATCCagaagagaacgaagatTGATCTTCCAAACTGTCActtcgaagatgaacctGGGTCCGGATGTAGATTTGGAAGACTGTGAGTGTCCCTCATTCACACTCTCGACATTGTAATAGTGCTGATCCACCATATGATGTACAGATGTCTCTCGACCTGATCAATTGAGCTCAGCTCAGATTGCATCCATCTGCCAATCGGCGGGTCTTCAAGGTAAGCTGAGACTTTACGATGCAGTACCATGGGATCGTAGCTGATTGATACTGTTGACAGCTGTGAGGAAGAATCGATACGTCATTTTACCGGTTGACTTTGAGGAAgcttggaaggtgagtgggGTGGAAAATGCCACATTCTTTTCGCTGTTTTGAAACCCCGTGGAATACCCGCTGTCACGTGTCAAAGCTTGCCAAAATCCAAAATCCACCATTCAACTTTCGAAATTATCTCTTGTGCAtctgttctttctctcttcctctttgcTAACACCgctttgtatatatagggAGTTGTCAAGAAGTCTGATGAAACTCATGAGTTCTGTGAGTGTCGCTTAATAGTCAATTGTGATCATCTGCTAACTTATCGATCTCTCACTCACAGATCGATAGATTATGTTATGTTGTGAGTTTTTATTGCTCTAATGAACACGAGAAACATCATCTGACTTTGTTATCTTCACAGTGTATTTCCCATCCCTTTGCATGCAACAACAATGAACGAACCTGCACAGCCCGTAGCCTATGAGTCGCAGCTATCACTCAACctcccttttccctctcacaATCTATTTTTAACATCCCCGCTCAGTAACCCACTACCTCGCTCTCACCTTATTCAGCGGTGACAGCGAATGGCGTTACAAAAGCGGAGAGCTACTCAACTTTCCCTTGTTGGAAAGTCAACGTTCATTTGCTATTTCCTCGAGGTCTTGTATGACCGTGTTGACGAGGTAAATACTTCACAGACGTTGGACAtgctctttctttttcttttcttcctctcctttcaTTTTATCTCTGAtgcaagatggaagagaagaagatcgatgTGTTGTTTGAAACAGAGACGAGGAAATCTCGATGTAAAAGGAATATTATACGCTTAGTTGACCGATATAGTATTCCATTTTACATCTGGGTTTTCTTTTTCAGGAGAAACCAAACAAACGGTGCTTAACACTCTGCGAGCGATGATTACCTATGTCGTCTTGCTATTTTAGGAACACCAAGAAAGACTTGTTTACGTCTCCTCCGCGCTCTGGAGGATGTACGTCCCCTTGTTACTCACCGACTCGGATTGACGGGATGATGATCGGTCCATATTATAGGGTACATCCTTAATTATGTATATCATTGACTTTACATGTTCATGCATTTGTGCCGACATCGCCCTTCCATCGAGCATGCTCCATTGCCTATAATTATCTGCTTGAGTGAGCATGCGCTAATTCTGTATTATATTTTATGCATtgtgttgatgatggttggaTGTAAGAGGGACTTTTCTTTTCGGATAACCGTACCAAATTAGACCAAATTCACCTCCACCGATAGCAAACACGTTCCACATGAGAGAGAGTGCAACATGAGATCGAAATAACCTGTCTATCTATCGTTAACATCCACTTCTTGTTGCTCCATATCTGCACTATAGCCCCGCTCGCCATCTGCTATTAAGCTCAGTTATATCTCTACAACAGTCCGAACTTCCTTTGTACGAGGAACCGGCTGTCAATTGGACCTAATCGATCTTCAAAGCTTATCATCGATCTTGCCACCGCGTCTTCTCTCGACTTAACGTTCGTCTCCTGTGAAGCAAGCGTCGGATTACCAGCTTAATTCAGCACATATATCGCTTCTTAGACAGGATACATTGATACTTTCGAGGCCATCTTCCTCGAAGATCAATATCTGTCTTTGTAAAACCGGTCCATTCCACTTCACTGGTTTGGTCTGGTTTCCACTGATAAATTGTTATGCCAAATTTACACGTTCATTATTATAATGGGAATATCAAAGCCTTCCGTCAAGAGTTGGATGGGAGCCACACCTCCAATACTGGAGGTAAAGGGGGGATTAATCCTGGAAGTGCATCTGGAGGAAAGAGCTGGTTAATCTCTGGATTTAGCACCGGGTCGgtaaaagctgatatcaatgAGAGAGATCAATTTGGCCGAACGTAAGTCAACCTTTCAAATCAACTAGTCTTCCGGTATGATCTGTCGGTCAGAGTATAGCTGATGGGGTTATTCATTTAGAGTCCTACATCTCGtagcttcatcctccactGCCAACGCCTATACATTCTTGAATATTCTGCTGAAGAACCCGAATATATCTGTGAATTTGCAAGATACCGAATCGGGTTATACGGCACTTCACCGAGCATTGTTCGTTGGCAACCTACGAGCAGCGAGAGAGTTGTTAGCGAGAAGTGATATAGACACGAGTATAAAGGATGCAGAGGGGATGACGGCTTTTGATCTGTACAACGGGACTGTCGAAGGGGTAAGCTGTGCTGTCCGTCGTCGTGCAAAAATGGCTCCAGCTTACTCATCGCAATGGTTAGACAAATCCACCACATGATGTCGATGGATCTGACTTGTACGTCTGGGGAGTCAATCGTGAGCTTTTTTGCTGTTTTTGTGAGGGCTGTCAACAATTGCTGATACAGTCCAAACAGGAAATTACGGTCTCGGTACAGGAGATGCAACCGACAAAGCCTTTCCCGATCGAATCAACCTCCTAACTCAAGCTCAGTCAAGTGGTCGATCCGACCCATCTGAGAAGTTCGATCATGTCGGAGTCAAGAAAGTCTCCATGGCTAAATTACATACCGGAGTCATAACGAATGAATCAAGGGGGAACTTGAGTCTATGTGGATTCGGTTCGAATGGTCGATTAGGTCGATCAACTCATTCTCAACTCTCCTTGTTACCTTTACCCGACTTgtcacatatcatcatcgatattgcATTAGGGCAGGATCACACATTAGCGCTAGCTTCTGGCGGATACGTCTTGTCCTGGGGACATAATAGGTTTTCCCAATTGGGCTATACGATCGAAGCTCCCGAGAAACCCATACCGGGTGGCagagatggtgatgattTAGTGCAGATATCGCCGAAAAGGATCGTAGGACCGTTAAAAAAGGAGTTTGTAAGAGGTGTAGCGGCGGGAAGGATGAATAGTGCTTGTTGGACTGCCGACGGCGTATGGACCTGGGGGACGAACGCTGGTCATCTAGGTGAGCTTAATTTATCAGTTGACTTAATCGATCTCATGTCCATCCAGCTgacgagaagaaaaaaaTAGGCTACGATAAAGCTTCTAACCCCGTACAAGTTGTACCTAGAAAAGTGACCTCTATCACCCAGCCAGTGCTTGAAATCGCATTCACGGATTACGCTATGATCTGTCTGCTGGATACATACGAAGTTTTATGTTTTCATCGAGATACATCTTTCAAGATCAGTTTCTCTACTCCTCGAGTCTTGTCAGAAGCATTTCCTTTCAGACCGCCTCAGGCCACCTTGAAACCtatgatcaagaaggttaCCAGTTGCGGTACTTCTTTCGCTGCTCTCTCATCGATAGGCGATGTTTTCACCTTCTCGCTGCCCAACCCTCTGGACGACCTACCGAAAGATGCTAGAGGTGGTCATGTCAGTGTGAAACCTCAGATGATTTGGGCTCTGAGGAAAAGCTTTACGGCTGTTCAAGTGAGTCACTTTGTTAAATGATAAAAAGGATCGACGAACGTTGTAGTTCTGACATTTTCTCACAGGATGTCGCTTTAGGTTCAGATGGTACTGTCATCATCTGTACTCAATCAGGGCACGTTTTCGTCAGACAACGACTCAAGTCGGGCTCCGGCCAATTGAAGTTCCGTCGAATACCGTATCTACAGAGAGTCGTCAAAGTCGCGGTCAACGAATCAGGAGCGTTCGCCGCTATTCGGGTGGATGCTAAAGCTACCCCGATCTCACTGGCCGGAAGAACACTTGAAGAAGACCTGTATCTGCTTCAACCACATATCAGAAGATTCGAGAATCAAATGACCGCCGATGAATTCGAAGAAGCcctcaagaagaaagtcgaggaggacgatgaggacgaaAGCAGCAATTCCGTCACAAAAGATCTGTCGATCGCATTCAGGTTCTGTACCATCTTGAGTAGGTGGAaaaatgatgatggggatTCGCTTTTCGCATGGGGTGAACCACTGCTTGGAAGCGATGTTCACCTCGTGGTCAAGGATGTCGCTATTCCCGCTCACAGCGTGATTCTGTCCCTCCGAGTTCCCAAGTTCAAGGATCTTTTGGCTGGTTCTGGAAAAGTCAATTCCGATCATTTCTCTCTGGGCAAGTATCGAAAGTCGAAAGCTATTCATATCAACGCTTGTCATCCGCTCGTAGCTTTGTTACTCCTCCAATACATCTATTCGGACGATATATCGGCGATTTGGGATGCGCGAGTCGCTCGGGCAGTACAAGAGAAATTTGCGACCCTTGAACTTCCATTAGGACAAATCAAGACTGATCTAAAAGCCTTAGCGGATGATTTGGGTCTGATACCTCTCTCGACCGTTCTCTCCTCAGCAGGTAAACAACCCATCTCTCGTCTGACTCTCCCATCCGATCTATACGCTTTCTTCACTTCCACCCACTCACTACCGCCATCCCCCACCACGCAGTGCGACGTAACGCTTGTCTTGGCCGACAAGGAGATTTCATGCAATTCGACGATATTGCGATCAAGATGTCCATTCTTCGAAGCTATGTTTGCTGATTCTGATTGGACATCGAGACGAGTCGACGAAGGTAGAGTTACAGTCAATATGGAACATCTTGAATGGCCTGCAATGAAATTGGTTTTTAGGTATATACATGAAGGAGCGGAGGACGATCTGTTCGATTATTTGCGTAAGTTGGGATTCGTATCGAATGGTATGTATGTCCAGCTAATGTTATTCGCAGACCAAGATACGCTTGACGATTTCCTAGATTTCGTATTTGAAGTGCTTGCTGCTGCCGTAAGTCGGATGACTTTCTCGTCAATGGATGATTGCTAACCCTGGGTTTGTAGACTGAGTTATTGCTCGATCGACTCGTTCTCATATGTTCGCGAGCAATTGTGAAACACTGTAATGCTCTCAACGCTGCCGCTCTTGCCACCGAGGCAACCTTCTATCAGGCCAACACTCTTAAACTCAGTATATTCGACTATATCATCTCATGTATGGAAACAATGTTAGAATCGGGCCTTCTCGACGAGATGGATTTCGA of the Kwoniella mangroviensis CBS 8507 chromosome 3, whole genome shotgun sequence genome contains:
- a CDS encoding 26S protease regulatory subunit 6B, encoding MEEIGIDLKLEDPTLPSQISEKQALLNSLPTSDEELYSTWKKLEGHREFLELQEEYIRDETQNLRRELLRAQEEVKRIQSVPLVIGQFLEPVDERRGIVGSTTGSNYVVRILSTLDRELLKPSSSVALHRHSNALVDILPPEADSSIAMLGADEKPDVKYSDIGGLDSQKQEIREAVELPLIQMDLYRKIGIDPPRGVLLYGPPGTGKTMLVKAVANSTSASFIRVVGSEFVQKYLGEGPRMVRDVFRLARENSPCIIFIDEVDAIATKRFDAQTGSDREVQRILLELLNQMDGFDQQTTVKVIMATNRADTLDPALLRPGRLDRKIEMPLPSRRERRLIFQTVTSKMNLGPDVDLEDYVSRPDQLSSAQIASICQSAGLQAVRKNRYVILPVDFEEAWKGVVKKSDETHEFLYFPSLCMQQQ